In a genomic window of Pseudomonas mohnii:
- a CDS encoding endonuclease/exonuclease/phosphatase family protein translates to MSIPEPVGVTDEQATIEPLVHRFTVLTINTHKGFTALNRRFILPQLREAVRSVSADVVFLQEVHGTHEHHPKRYDNWPAMPQYEFLADSLWPQFAYGRNAVYPAGDHGNALLSKFQIVRHDNLDVSISGHENRGVLHCVLRLPGEGPEVHAICVHLGLRESHRTEQLKLLARRLEELPGDAPVIIAGDFNDWRQRADALLKPCGLREVFAEHHGQPARSFPARWPALRLDRIYVRNLKASRPQVLTNRPWSHLSDHAPLSVEIEL, encoded by the coding sequence ATGAGCATTCCCGAGCCGGTTGGCGTCACCGACGAGCAAGCAACCATCGAGCCCCTGGTGCATCGCTTCACCGTACTGACGATCAATACCCACAAAGGCTTCACCGCACTGAACCGGCGTTTCATCTTGCCGCAATTGCGCGAAGCGGTGCGCAGTGTGTCCGCCGATGTAGTGTTTTTGCAGGAAGTCCACGGCACCCACGAACACCACCCCAAGCGCTATGACAATTGGCCGGCGATGCCGCAATACGAATTCCTCGCCGATAGCCTCTGGCCGCAGTTCGCCTATGGGCGCAACGCGGTCTATCCGGCGGGCGATCACGGTAATGCGCTGCTGTCGAAATTCCAGATCGTGCGCCATGACAATCTCGACGTATCGATCAGCGGCCACGAGAATCGCGGCGTGCTGCATTGTGTGTTGCGCTTGCCCGGCGAAGGCCCGGAGGTGCATGCCATATGCGTTCACCTGGGCCTGCGTGAAAGCCACCGCACTGAACAGCTCAAGCTGTTGGCCCGTCGCCTGGAAGAACTGCCCGGTGACGCACCAGTGATCATCGCCGGTGATTTCAACGACTGGCGCCAGCGCGCCGATGCCTTGCTCAAGCCTTGTGGCTTGCGCGAAGTCTTCGCCGAACACCATGGCCAACCGGCGCGCAGTTTTCCCGCACGATGGCCGGCGCTGCGTCTGGACCGCATCTATGTACGCAATCTGAAGGCCAGTCGCCCGCAAGTACTGACGAACCGACCCTGGTCACACCTTTCCGACCACGCACCGCTATCAGTGGAGATCGAGCTATGA
- a CDS encoding MFS transporter, with translation MPIALLALTLSAFAIGTTEFVIVGLLPTIGADLGVSLPSAGLLVSLYALGVAVGAPVLTALTGKVPRKMLLLSLMVLFTLGNLLAWKAPSYESLIIARIVTGLAHGVFFSIGSTIATSLVPKEKAASAIAIMFTGLTVALVTGVPLGTFIGQHFGWRETFLAVSALGVIAFIGSLLYVPKNIAHSKPASLLQQLQVLKQPRLLLVYAMTAVGYGGSFIAFTFLAPILQDISGFSASTVSLVLLVYGISVAVGNIWGGKLADKRGPISALKIIFSLLAAVLFVLTFTAGNPWLALATVLVWGAVAFGNVPGLQVYVVRQAEHHTPHAVDVASGLNIAAFNLGIAGGAWGGGLIVAHMGLIHTAWIGGLVVLVALALTAWSGRLDRLGPAYAEGSTRIVVGH, from the coding sequence ATGCCCATTGCCTTGCTCGCGCTGACCCTCAGCGCATTCGCCATCGGGACGACCGAATTCGTCATCGTTGGCCTGTTACCCACCATCGGCGCCGACTTGGGTGTCAGCCTGCCGTCCGCCGGCCTTCTGGTCAGCCTGTATGCGCTGGGCGTCGCGGTCGGCGCCCCCGTGCTGACCGCCCTCACCGGCAAAGTCCCCCGCAAAATGCTGCTGTTGTCGCTGATGGTGCTGTTCACCCTCGGTAACCTGCTGGCCTGGAAGGCGCCGAGCTATGAATCGCTGATCATTGCGCGGATCGTCACCGGTCTGGCCCACGGTGTGTTCTTTTCGATTGGTTCGACCATCGCGACCAGCCTGGTGCCCAAGGAAAAAGCCGCCAGCGCGATTGCCATCATGTTCACCGGACTGACCGTGGCGCTGGTCACTGGCGTGCCGTTGGGCACCTTCATCGGCCAGCATTTCGGCTGGCGTGAAACCTTTCTCGCCGTGTCGGCGCTGGGTGTGATCGCTTTCATCGGCAGCCTGCTGTACGTGCCGAAAAACATCGCCCACAGCAAACCCGCGTCGCTGTTACAGCAATTGCAGGTGCTCAAGCAGCCACGGTTGCTACTGGTGTACGCCATGACGGCGGTTGGCTACGGCGGTTCGTTCATTGCGTTCACCTTCCTGGCACCGATCCTTCAGGACATTTCCGGCTTCAGCGCCAGCACCGTCAGCCTGGTGCTGCTGGTCTACGGCATCTCGGTGGCCGTGGGCAACATCTGGGGCGGCAAACTGGCGGACAAACGCGGCCCGATCAGCGCCCTGAAAATCATCTTCAGCCTGCTCGCCGCCGTGCTATTCGTGCTGACCTTCACGGCCGGCAATCCATGGCTGGCGCTGGCCACCGTGCTGGTCTGGGGGGCCGTGGCGTTCGGTAATGTGCCGGGGTTGCAGGTGTACGTGGTGCGCCAGGCCGAACATCACACGCCACATGCGGTGGACGTGGCTTCCGGCCTGAACATTGCCGCGTTCAACCTCGGCATCGCCGGCGGTGCCTGGGGTGGTGGCCTAATTGTCGCGCATATGGGGCTGATTCATACGGCGTGGATTGGCGGCCTGGTGGTGTTGGTGGCACTGGCGCTGACCGCGTGGAGCGGCCGTCTCGATCGCCTCGGCCCTGCGTACGCCGAAGGTTCAACCCGTATCGTCGTTGGTCACTGA
- a CDS encoding Lhr family helicase, producing the protein MNLPIPADSALNGFHPAVSAWFSKTFATVTAAQARAWPLIRQRRSTLIAAPTGSGKTLTAFLAVIDDLVHRGLEQPEGLPDETLVVYVSPLKALSNDIRINLQNPLAGITEQLRLLGLPELQITTAVRTGDTPQKERSAMRKTAPHILVTTPESLYVLLGSDSGRQMLGTTRTVIVDEIHAIAASKRGSHLALSLERLQALCAEPLVRIGLSATQKPIDAVSRFLVGRDRPCEIIDIGHARPRDLDIEVPPVPLSAVMANDVWELVYDRLAALAREHRTTLIFVNTRRLAERLSRHLSERLGKDAVAAHHGSLAKEFRLDAEQRLKRGELQVLIATASLELGIDIGDVDLVCQIASPRSISAFLQRVGRSGHQVGGTPKGRLFATTRDDLIECAALLDCARRGELDTLQIPEAPLDVLAQQIIAEVSCQEWQEDALLALFRQASPYAGLDEKHYQALLRMLAEGYNGRQGIRSAYLHRDAVTRSLRGRRGAKLTAVTSGGTIPDNADYSVLLEPQGLNIGSVNEDFAVESIAGDVFQLGNTSYRILRVETGKVRVEDAQGQPPTIPFWLGEAPGRSAELSFAVARLQAQLDEWLGATPGNLQPGLDWLTQTLGLNLASAEQLVEYLARARQAFGALPSQDTLLMERFFDESGGTQLIIHTPFGSRINRAWGLALRKRFCRTFNFELQAAASEDAIVLSLSTSHSFELDDVWRYLHSNSAEHTLIQAVLDAPLFGVRWRWNAGVALALPRYSGGRKVPPQIQRMKSEDLIASVFPDQIACVENLVGERDIPDHPLVEQTLDDCLHEAMDSEGWLALLRRMERGEVRLISRDLPAPSPLAAEILSARPYTFLDDAPLEERRTQAVLNRRWSDPESTDDLGALDAEAIAAVREEAWPAPNGIDEMHEALMSLACITEAEAQANPNWLDWLNTLADSGRACRLDSSLWLARERLTCLRTIYPQADVLPAREALPGFDEAWNADDAVLEVIRARLSAFGPLPLKAIADPLGLPATQVAQALAQLEREGYVLRGRFTPGATEEQWCERHLLARIHRYTVKRLRREIEPVALQDFMRFLFDWQHVSSATQGQGSAVLPTIIAQFEGYPGAASAWDSDLLPARLKDYAPGWLDDLCRSGKLVWTRLTARNKSAGTALRSTPILLLPRNRVGLWSDLTEQTPISELSPKTQKVHAALSQHGALFFDELIHEAHLLRSELEIALQELVGAGRVNADSFAGLRALITPASKRLNRSSRRGRGAFVGGMDDAGRWALLRRGAVAPVVDNKQPSATPAEPLEHIAMTLLRRYGVVFWRLLEREADWLPSWRELLRTFHRLEARGEIRGGRFVSGLAGEQFALPEAIALLREVRRRPHDGSLIAVCGVDPLNLAGTLLPGPKVPALASNRLVYRDGLPAAAEIAGQPHFWLELDQQAMAEVHGKLIRH; encoded by the coding sequence ACATCCGCATCAACCTGCAAAACCCGCTGGCCGGGATCACCGAACAATTGCGCCTGCTGGGCCTGCCTGAATTGCAGATCACGACGGCCGTGCGCACCGGCGACACCCCGCAAAAAGAACGCTCGGCGATGCGCAAGACGGCGCCGCACATTCTGGTCACCACCCCGGAATCGCTCTACGTGCTGCTCGGCTCCGATTCGGGCCGGCAAATGCTCGGTACCACGCGCACGGTGATCGTCGATGAAATCCATGCCATCGCCGCCAGCAAACGCGGCAGCCACCTCGCCCTGAGCCTCGAGCGCCTGCAAGCGCTCTGCGCCGAGCCACTGGTGCGCATCGGTCTGTCCGCCACGCAAAAACCCATCGACGCGGTGTCACGTTTTCTGGTGGGCCGCGACCGTCCGTGCGAAATCATCGACATCGGCCACGCCCGCCCACGGGACCTGGACATTGAAGTACCACCGGTGCCGTTGTCAGCGGTGATGGCCAACGATGTCTGGGAATTGGTGTATGACCGACTCGCCGCCCTCGCCCGCGAACACCGGACCACGCTGATTTTCGTCAACACCCGGCGCCTGGCCGAACGCCTGAGCCGCCACTTGAGCGAACGCCTGGGTAAGGACGCCGTGGCCGCCCACCACGGCAGCCTGGCCAAGGAGTTTCGCCTGGATGCCGAGCAACGGCTCAAGCGCGGCGAACTGCAAGTGCTGATCGCCACGGCGTCGCTGGAGTTGGGCATCGATATTGGCGACGTCGACCTGGTCTGCCAGATCGCCTCGCCGCGCTCGATTTCGGCTTTTTTGCAACGGGTCGGTCGCTCCGGACACCAGGTCGGCGGTACCCCCAAGGGCCGTTTGTTCGCCACCACCCGCGACGACCTGATCGAATGCGCCGCCCTGCTCGACTGCGCGCGCCGGGGCGAACTCGATACCCTGCAAATCCCCGAGGCCCCGCTGGACGTGCTGGCCCAGCAGATCATCGCCGAAGTCAGTTGTCAGGAATGGCAGGAAGACGCGCTATTGGCGCTGTTCCGCCAAGCTTCGCCCTATGCCGGGCTCGACGAAAAACATTACCAGGCGCTGCTGCGCATGCTCGCCGAGGGCTACAACGGTCGCCAGGGCATCCGCAGCGCTTACCTGCACCGCGATGCGGTGACCCGCAGCCTGCGCGGTCGCCGGGGCGCCAAGCTGACGGCCGTGACCAGCGGCGGGACCATTCCGGACAACGCCGACTACAGCGTGTTGCTGGAGCCACAAGGGTTGAACATCGGCAGCGTCAACGAAGACTTCGCGGTGGAAAGCATCGCTGGCGACGTTTTTCAACTGGGCAACACGTCGTACCGGATCCTGCGGGTCGAGACCGGCAAGGTCCGGGTCGAGGATGCCCAGGGTCAGCCGCCGACCATACCGTTCTGGCTCGGTGAAGCACCGGGGCGCAGCGCGGAACTGTCGTTCGCCGTCGCGCGCCTGCAAGCGCAACTCGATGAATGGCTCGGCGCTACGCCGGGCAACTTGCAGCCCGGCCTCGACTGGCTGACGCAAACCCTCGGCCTGAACCTGGCCAGCGCCGAACAACTGGTGGAATACCTGGCCCGCGCGCGCCAGGCCTTCGGCGCCCTGCCCTCGCAAGACACACTGTTGATGGAACGGTTTTTCGACGAGTCCGGTGGAACGCAACTGATCATCCACACACCGTTCGGCAGCCGCATCAACCGTGCCTGGGGCCTGGCCCTGCGCAAGCGTTTCTGCCGCACCTTCAACTTCGAATTGCAGGCTGCCGCCAGTGAAGACGCCATCGTACTGTCGCTGTCCACCAGCCACAGCTTTGAACTGGATGACGTGTGGCGTTACCTGCACAGCAACAGCGCCGAACACACGCTGATTCAAGCCGTCCTCGATGCGCCGCTGTTCGGCGTGCGCTGGCGCTGGAATGCCGGGGTGGCGCTGGCGTTGCCACGCTATTCCGGCGGGCGAAAAGTCCCGCCGCAAATCCAGCGGATGAAGAGCGAAGACCTGATCGCCAGCGTGTTTCCCGATCAGATCGCCTGCGTGGAGAACCTCGTCGGCGAGCGGGACATTCCCGACCATCCGCTGGTGGAACAAACCCTCGACGATTGCCTGCACGAAGCCATGGACAGCGAAGGCTGGCTCGCGCTGTTGCGGCGCATGGAGCGCGGCGAGGTCCGGCTAATCAGTCGCGACCTGCCGGCGCCCTCGCCATTGGCGGCGGAGATTCTCAGCGCCCGCCCCTACACCTTTCTCGACGATGCGCCGCTGGAAGAACGCCGCACGCAAGCGGTGCTCAACCGCCGCTGGAGCGACCCGGAATCGACCGACGACCTCGGCGCGCTGGACGCCGAAGCGATTGCCGCCGTGCGCGAAGAAGCCTGGCCTGCCCCCAATGGCATCGATGAAATGCATGAGGCGTTGATGAGCCTGGCGTGCATCACCGAAGCCGAAGCCCAGGCCAACCCGAACTGGCTCGACTGGCTCAACACCCTGGCCGACAGCGGCCGCGCCTGCCGCCTCGACTCGTCGCTGTGGCTGGCACGGGAACGGCTGACCTGTCTGCGGACGATTTACCCACAGGCTGATGTACTGCCGGCACGGGAGGCGCTGCCGGGATTCGATGAAGCCTGGAACGCGGACGATGCGGTGCTTGAAGTCATCCGCGCCCGGCTCAGTGCTTTTGGCCCGTTACCGTTGAAGGCGATTGCCGATCCGCTCGGCTTGCCCGCGACTCAGGTCGCCCAGGCACTGGCGCAACTGGAACGCGAAGGTTATGTGCTGCGCGGCCGCTTCACGCCGGGTGCGACCGAAGAACAATGGTGCGAGCGTCATTTGCTGGCACGGATTCATCGCTACACGGTCAAGCGCCTGCGCCGGGAAATCGAGCCGGTGGCGTTGCAGGATTTCATGCGGTTTCTGTTCGACTGGCAGCACGTGTCCAGCGCCACTCAGGGCCAGGGCAGTGCGGTGTTGCCGACGATCATCGCGCAGTTCGAGGGCTACCCCGGCGCCGCATCGGCCTGGGACAGCGACCTGCTGCCAGCACGCCTCAAGGACTATGCGCCAGGTTGGCTGGATGACCTGTGCCGCAGTGGCAAACTGGTCTGGACCCGACTCACCGCGCGCAACAAAAGTGCCGGCACGGCGCTGCGCAGTACGCCGATTCTGTTACTGCCGCGCAATCGGGTCGGGCTCTGGAGCGACTTGACCGAGCAAACGCCGATCAGCGAACTGTCGCCGAAAACGCAAAAGGTCCATGCCGCACTCAGCCAGCACGGCGCGCTGTTTTTCGATGAGTTGATTCACGAGGCCCACCTGCTGCGCTCAGAGCTGGAAATTGCCTTGCAGGAACTGGTGGGCGCCGGACGGGTAAACGCCGACAGCTTCGCCGGACTGCGGGCGCTGATCACTCCGGCCAGCAAACGTCTGAATCGCAGCAGCCGTCGCGGGCGCGGCGCGTTTGTCGGGGGTATGGACGATGCCGGACGTTGGGCACTGTTACGGCGCGGGGCTGTCGCGCCGGTTGTCGATAACAAACAGCCGTCGGCCACGCCTGCCGAGCCCCTGGAACACATCGCCATGACCCTGCTGCGTCGCTATGGCGTAGTGTTCTGGCGTTTGCTGGAGCGCGAGGCCGATTGGTTGCCGAGCTGGCGAGAATTGCTGCGCACCTTCCATCGACTGGAGGCGCGGGGCGAGATTCGCGGTGGACGCTTTGTCAGTGGCCTGGCGGGCGAGCAATTCGCCCTGCCCGAGGCGATTGCGCTGTTGCGCGAAGTTCGGCGCCGGCCCCATGACGGCAGCTTGATCGCGGTGTGCGGCGTCGATCCCTTGAACCTCGCCGGCACCCTGCTGCCCGGCCCCAAAGTACCGGCACTGGCAAGCAATCGGCTGGTGTACCGCGACGGTTTGCCGGCCGCTGCCGAGATCGCCGGCCAACCGCATTTCTGGCTAGAGCTGGATCAACAGGCCATGGCTGAAGTGCACGGCAAGCTGATCCGGCATTAG